The window TGACatagctttacagaaaaaaagggaaaaagggaaaagcataAGATTTCTATCAGCTATTCAAAATTGATGTCAAAATGCAACACCTGTAGAGCTAGCTCAGCCTGCCAGTACTTCAGTGTGCCGCAGTGCCCAAACGTGAATTCCTAGGGGCGAGCAAATGGCAAAAGCATGCAGGTGCTCAGCTGCTAGCCCTCCTGCTTGGAGCGCCTGAAATGGCAAAATGGAGATAAGAAAGAATGAAGTTTAGATGCTTGTCATGAATTTTGGAGgggaaatttatttttttcattcctctcTTCTTTATAACCCATTCTCATGTGAGACACATACCATTAAATCTGGTCCTAATTGTAGTTTTTCTAGTATGATCAGTGGAGTCAGAGGTTCATCACCTGAAGTACATCATAGATACTGATCATGATAACTGAGGCTATTATCAAATCAGTAATGACTAACCAGTTGCTAAACAATGATGGATCATTAAGGAAAGAATGTATTTAAATTAGTCATTCTTAGGTAAGTTCCAGAAGGTTGAAACTCTGTATTGCAGTCAATTAGAGAAAAGCAATGGCAAAGAGTGTGTTAGTCCCTGTGCCTTCCCAGCTACCAGCTGAAGGGAGCAGCTGGCCACCATCACAGGACAGTCCACAGCTCACTAACACAGTGAATACTTTCTCTCTCCACCTCAATGCTTCTGATCCCAGTTTGGTGAGAATGATGAGTTATACAACAAAAAATCCCACCAGAGTGAATATTGAAAAGAACAGAATTACCATGAGGAATTTGATTATGCAATTTAAACTGTAGACTATATTGAGTGTCcttgtattttgaaatattacaTTTACAAGGTCTGTGCTGTAATTATTTGCAGATTTTTGACATATGATACTTTGAGGTTAGATGAGATTTTTAACCTAAGATGAAAttacattttcttgtttttcttgttgaGTTACTTTCAACTTCTGTTGATTTCAAAGGGTTCAAGTGACTTAAGGTCTTTGTCTGGAGTTACGTATTTCTTTACGGTTTCAGAAAAAGTAGTAAGCTATTGTTCacaggatgcaaaaaaaaaaaaaaggctctattAAAAGGTAATCTGTGGTTCTCTTTCTCTGCATAGCATTTCATACTGTGAGAGAACCTGTGTAAGAGAGAAGAATGGAAAAACCGAGGAAGCATTTTATTGATCTGGTAGACAAGGCAATCGTTGCTGCTAACACAATGGACCGTGAGGAACTGCTTTTTTCTTACAAGGGGATTCTCTACCCTGTTACTGTTTGCAGTCCTGAAGTATTCAGAGCCATGGAGTCCCTTGAGGCCAGAACTGATGATGTCATTTTGGCAGGATACCCTAAATCTGGTGAATATAGTTtgctttcttcattaaaaaaaaagttctgtaatGAGAAAGAAGTATGTTGTATTTAGCATTTCAGAAAATTttgtaaaactattttttttctcaaaaggcACAATGAAGTATGAAGACATCATATAGGGAATTTTTCAAATGAGTGAGAAAATGACATCTGATATTCTTTGCTAATGTgtgtaatatttttttaaatttaaattttatatttatgaataaaaatgcACAAATCGGAGAGAATCAAAATATAATTCTCATACCAGAAATAACTAGATCTGCTGACATTGCAGGTCCTGCTCTTACAGTTGTATCTGTAAAGCTCCTAGCTTTATATTTCTACATAGAACTGACCTTTTGGCACCTTCATGTGCAATGTTGCATATTCGTTATTTTTTTTCACACAGATATCAAGAATATCTGAAATCCATaactatgaaaaaaaatgtttttataacagTCTGAAAGGGTTACACTGATCTTTGACTATGAGGAAGTCAAGAGGAGATCTTTGCTGGGGTTGCTAGTTTACACTACATCcttgctgctttgctgcttttacCTGAAACTGCTTTTACCACTACACTGGTCACTGTCAGAGCTACAGGTTTGGATTAGATGAGTCACATATCTATTTTAATGTAGCTATTTCTCTCCTTGTGCAGTAGGAGTCACAGTGTCTTGCAGTAAacagtaacatttaaaaaaattgaaacGTGTTTGCTGCTTTATCATGTTCTCTTTTCTACATGTGCTACGCAGCAAAATGTGACCAATGGTACTGTAATGACAACGATGTAGAAACTCTGTGTCCAGAAGTCAGGAAATGGTAAACAAAAGGTGGGAGTTCTCTACAGGCCCTCTTTTATGCtatgaataaaaatataatttagatACATGGGAAATGTCATTTTAGAAACttaacattttttaaactgtAAGAGGAGAAGATGCATacgtgtgtacatatatacatgtacatatatatacataggcGTGATAAAGCGAGTTGCTCAGGGTCCACAGGGTTCACTCAGCTTTATGTGGTTTTGTGACTGTGGGGCAGTATATTGAAGTTTTGTGActcctctttcctccccaaaTAATCCTATATAGCTTGTGAGAAACCATAAATAATAAACTAGGTTTTGAGGTACAGGTTTACCACCCCAATCCCCCCTTGtatttgtcaaaataaaaatttgaTACATTGATACTTTAGtgattcttctcctttttttagtTAATTTATAATACACAAGTTTTTCCAACTGCTACTTAGCCATTTGAGTTGGAGAAATGTACCCTTATGAAGGGAGAAGGTAGTTTCAGTACTCCTGAGGGGAATTATTCAGATAGTCAGCTGTGATTGTATCACATGAAAAAGATTGGGCAACTCACCTGGTAGTGCTAATTACCTCTTGGATCTCCTGGCAAATCCATTTCTGCTTATTCTAAAGGTTTTACAAgcaattctgttttttccccctttcaggtACAAACTGGGTAGGTCAGATCTTAACTGATCTGGTAGcaacatttgaaaagaaaaatcaagatgaAGAAAACAGTGTGAATGAGGAAGAACTACAAGAATTCCCCTACCTTGAAGTTGGAGATATTGAGAAATATGAGGTGAGCACAGAATACTTATTAAAGTTGTTAAAATTTGGTGTTTCAAATACTTAGAGTGGAATATTTCACATACCATATATTGATTAGATCTCTGACCATTTCTCTGTAGGCTGCATCTGCCCAGAATGAATCTGATGTCTTGCAAATGCTGAAGTATAAATACACACTATAGAGAGCTTGAGAGAAAGCAGGGACTACTGAAATTCATTGTAGCACGTTTTACATTTAAGAAGTTTCATGAAAAGTCAAATAACATAGGAATAGTTTTTGTCTCTTCCATTAGTTCCTCTTCCTcaccctttctctttcattaggATCCTTTAGCTTTCACCTCCTCCCACTTAGAGTCTGCTTCCTTTCTTTGGATTTGATTCTTCATGTAACAGAACACATTAAATTCATTTAGCTCTGAAGAGAATTAGCAATGGATAATCTTCTTTCCAGATGTTCATTCTCTGGGGCTTTTGCAGATTAGAGCTACTCAGACTAGTCCTCTAAGATCCCAGGATAATACCCAGAGAGCATAAGTACTTCTGTTAGCCAAAAAACGTTGATAAATTTAACAAAGTAATATTTTACTGTAGTAAGATATTATCATGGAAGAGAATACTTCTATTAATTGAACTATCCACTTTCCTCCTTCCAACTCTTAATAAAGCGAATGAACAAATTACCTTCTCGAAGAGTTATATTTACTCATCTCCTTCCTGACAATCTTCCCAGGTCAGTCTTCAAAAATAAAGCCAAGGTGAGTGCTGATTTTAATGTCTCATAAGCACACATCctaatagttttttttaaagccaatttAGTACTTTATTGCTAACTTTCAAAATCACTACTACCCTTAGTAAGTGCTTAGCTGGGCCATTTCTAAGTGTGTGCTAAATAACTGCCATTCATCTTACCAAATGTCAGTGAATCCTGACAACAACAAAGTGGTGTGTCCCTCTCCACAAGGGATATGTGAGGGAAAACTTCAGtattgaaatgtatttttacatgGTTTCCGACAGAAGGCTTTTTATGGTGTTGTCACAAGTGAGGGTTTCAGTGTGTTAAGTTTTAGAGAGAATTTttatttgtgtgatttttttccccatctaccAAAATAATGAATGATGCTTGTATCGAACAAAATAGGCTTAGATTCTGCATAATTAATTTGTTAACCTGGAAAGGATAACTTAAAAATTATAGGCAATAATCTTCACAAGGCAatgaagcaaaatgaaacaaatactTCACCTTCTGGATTTAGAATAAAATTGGTACTTTTGCAAGTAATATATGAGGCAGAATAAATTTCCCAAACTGCTGTTATAAAGTAGATTGTTATTATCTTTATATAGTGGTTTGTTATGTCTTGCTCTAGAAAtaacatattttaattttctagatATTACTGCTGATTCGCAATCCGAAAGATGTAGCTACATCTTTTTACCATTTTTCCAATGGCTTATCTCTTCTTCCCTCCTATGAGACCTGGGATGATTTCTTCATAGCTTTCATGACCGGGAAAAGTACAGTATACTCTTCTATCTGTGTCAATTATTCAGTGTTTTGACTTTGTTTGGGCCAAGTCTAGTGTATTATGAAAGAAAGTCACCCTCCCATCCCAGTTTCAAATTGCGTAAGTTCTCCAGTTTGGCATATGCCATGGCCAGCAGAAGGAGGGTTAAGCGGGGTCTCAGGCTGGGTTAGGGAACTCTGCAAGGTTGTTTGAGTACTGATAGCTCTTTGGTGGACTTGCAGCTGAGAGTCCACTGACATTGACAAGTTTCACCATGTGGGCTCAGAAATGGTAGCCTGTGGCCAAGGCACATGCTCATGAAGGTGGCAGCTGCTAGGCTGGGCTTCTGTGGGCTTTTCTCTGGCTCCCTATTCTTGCTGCTGTGGGTCCCGGCCTCAGCTACCCTTCGCTCCCAGCCACATGCTCCTGCCCTGATGTTATTCCCCCCGTTGTTCCAGTACGACCATCTGTGGGGCTGGACGACAAGCCAACTCAGGGAGCAGATCTGGCTTTAAAACAGTCCTGCAAAACATGTGAGAAAGGGAGTGGGCTCCACAGCAATTCTGTCAGCACAGCTAGGGGTCATACAAAACTGGAAGCACACAGCTAGGGTGtgagctgcttaaaaaaaaacccacacctgaGAAAAACTTTTCTGTGGAGGTGCTCGCAGAGGTGCTGAGCCTTCCCTGCTGACCTCCCATGAAGGCAGGTCCTTCAGAGCAGCACTGAGTTGGTAATGAGATCTATGCTGCTGGCGTTGGCTTTAGGGCCAATGATAACAATCTGAAcagtctggagcaaaaccccatAATTCACACAGAAGGGGGTAAGGCCTTTGGCGTAGATGTGATTAATAATGCCCATGCCTGAGGGAGCAACCTGAGCAGTAAAAATTGGTTTATATTATAAGAAGCATGTCTAATCTTCATTTACTCTTTGTCTtaagattattttcttttatttagtgCCCTGGGGATCCTACTTTAATTACCTTTCTGAATGGAACAAGCATGTTGATGATGAAAACATTATGACCATAACTTATGAAGAGCTGAAAGAGGTGAGGTTAACaaatttaacaaatattttttacTTCAAAGAGCATTTGCTCCTAAACTGATTAACCATTATATTCAAATAGTATGTTCATACTGTATGATACAAGATGAGATAGATTTTTGGGTTTAGGGAGAGCAGAATGAAATTCAAACTTAAaagactgtttttattttatacatgAAAACAGTTCTTGTTTTCTTGTAAGTTGTGGTATAGGCCAAAATCATCATAAATCTAAATcacaaataattgttttttgGAGCTCTTATGTACTCAGCACTGTTGATCTGGCTCAACACAGTAACAACTGTGGAAATGAGAAACACTAAGTACTGCTTCAGTCCTACTGAATCCTGCAAATAATTTATATATGTAGCCAGCAGAGAGATGTAGAGAAGTGCAAATACCTTGAAAAGGAAACAATGCATTTTGTTTGAATGACATGTGATgtgttacttttcttttttcagaatcgGGCCCTGGGAGTGAAAAATATAGCTGCTTTCTTTGGGATTTCCCTGACTGAGGAAGAGCTTCAGAGTGTTGtagagaagagcagtttccagtCTATGAAGGAGAACTCACCGAAGACCCACGGGGCGATGGGCAGTATCCTCTTTCGTAAAGGTAGGGGGCCCCAAAAGGTCCAGAGGTGGAAACACCAGTCTCAAGAGCTTGGCTCACCCATCATCAGCATCTTTTTTGCAGACATGATGTTAGCTACACATTAGCATCAGTCACATTCTCACTGTTATGCTTGAGAAGACTAGTTAAGGAGAATGCAAATTTTAGAAGGCCACAGATGAATgtcaggaaggagagaaaggctGACTGAAAGAATAGTCTGGTGTCTGAAATTTCTCCTTCTCTGGTCCAAGACCATTGCATCGTCTTCTTCTATTAGGTGCTTACTTGAGCATGACTGACTCTTTAAAAGCAGGCAAACTGGGCCAAACTCAGCCTGAATGGTATGATCACACATTTTAGGAGTGTGTAGGGTCTCCTGAAAGGGCCACTGCTAACCTCCGTTCACTCTAACCTGCAagaaagccaaaggaaaacaaaagggaaCTACTTTTGCAGTCTAGTGTAGAGGACACTCAGTCATGGCAGCCCGGACAGACCTAGTTGCTAGAGTCTATCTACTTCTGCATTTTGCATTAAAAGAGTCACTGGATAAAAACACAAGCTGCCAAGTGAACAGAAACCCAGCTCTGCCTCCTTCCAGGTGACAAGTCTAAATCAATTGCTCATGATCTTTCACCTTGTCAGTCAGAACTGACTCTGGAGTGAAAAGTCACTGGAAAATAGTCCTTTGAGCGGCTTTTTTGGATACAGGCACCTGAAAAAGAGTTTAGGTAGTTTGATCCCTTTCCTTATAGCAGTTTCACACAATTGTCACTCCACTGACTTCACAAAGTTATATTGGTGCAAAAATGGCTGAAGTTTTATCTTGAAAAATGGAGCAGCTCCACTTAATGTACAATAGAACAAGAATAACAGATCTAACTAATAAAAAAGAATGCAAATTCTTGTTTTTCAagagtttctttgcttttctgaagGTGGTGTAAGTGACTGGAAGAATCTTTTCAATGAAGATCAGAACCAGGAAATGGACAAAGCATTTGAAGAACACATAGCAGGAACTAAACTGGGTACAAAGTTAAAGTATGAAGTATACTGCAGAACCTGAAGCATGAAATATACTGCAAAACCTGATGTGGTTAGCACAAGAGCTTTCCACTATGCGCTCTGATCATCTGAATGATATAAACTAGAAAACTAGCACAATAATGAATAGCAGGCTTTTGGTTTAAACGTGATGTCTTTGGCTTGTTTTGGTTACATCCATTTGCTGAATAATATGGTAATTAATCATATTCAAATAAACTTGATAGCCCTATTTCAGTAGCTATCACTTGGAAGGAAATGCACACGTTCTTTCCAGCTAAACTCAGTCTTTCTAGATTACATAAATTAGGTAGTATGTGGAGATCTTTATGCAAAAATGTTTCAGATCAGGCAATACCTTTGCAAAAAAGATTGCTAGCAAAAATGTGGATCTGACACAACCTTAATTAATGATGATGCGAATCTTCCCCATGACTTCAGCATAAACAGGATCAAAGCTAGATGGAGGGGAATGGAGGGGAATGAAGGGGAATGAAGACCATTTTTAAGGATTTAAATTTTTCTGAATGCAGAATTTCAAGCTGGATTTCAGATTACAGACTAGTGTTAAGAGGCAAGATATGCTCAGAGGTGTTGTTTTTAAACATAAGCACAAATAATTATCCCTTTGTATCAGAAAAATCTCCtaattatctttttaaaatattatataaattGGCACTTGCTCCACTGAAGACAATGATTTTTTACCTGTACAAAGTTAGTAAAAAGCAAAATCATGACCTTTATATCTTTTCCTTGGGTTTGAAGAGATTTCTTAATCTGTATGCCTGTATGCCTTTTCTAAGGCCGCTTTTATGTTTTCCATGTTAAACCATAAAATGGAAAGATAAGATGCAATGAATATAGACCTGAAGATGATATTCCCCACTATTCTGGCCAGTGGAGCAGTCTTATCACAAAACTACAGTTAGCATTCTCTCTGTTCATTCCTGATTTAACAAAAGTGCCTTCAGTTAAGCTTTAACTTAAATTAATGTTTAAACACTGAAATAGTTTaattttcaaactgaaaattCTCTGAAACTGAAGATGCCAAAATTCTCTGCAACTGGCTGTATTGCAAAAATTGTAGTGTTAAGGGTGATGGTGTGAGACATTAATATATCTAACTATTTTGTGCCGGCATTGACATTTGGCACTGTGGACACACTATTTCAGACCTGCACAGGGATCAACTGTACTTCAGGCAACTGTtctggaaaaacagaagaagaTTCTTTCAGTATActtgaagttaaaaaaatatatatatatagatccATCACCTAGcggataataaataaaaataagagatacCGTAGGAAAGGATAAAGTATTCAATGtctttttgctttattcttctAAAAGTGGTTAATTCTGCCCAGATGTGTAGGAATGTAAGTTTCACAAAGGAATTGGAATGCAGatgtaataataattaaaatatctggaaaaattaGATGGATTCAAATCAATAGAATTTAATCAAATTCGCTGTAGAATATATAAAAGATCTTACTCAAGCCATCTCTGAACCATtagaaattatttagaaaaatcAGAAAGGTTCCAGATGCCTGGGGGAGGGTTTACATAATATCTGCACTTAAAAatgtgaggaagaaaaatcagaatagACCAGTCATTTTAACCTGATACCTGAAAGGTTACCAGCAGAAATTATCAGGCAATCAACCTTGAAACATTTTGAGGACAGTAAGGTGGTAAGTATAAACCATGTCAAACCCATTTGTGTTCCTCCTTTAGAAG is drawn from Apteryx mantelli isolate bAptMan1 chromosome 3, bAptMan1.hap1, whole genome shotgun sequence and contains these coding sequences:
- the LOC106487341 gene encoding sulfotransferase 6B1-like, whose translation is MEKPRKHFIDLVDKAIVAANTMDREELLFSYKGILYPVTVCSPEVFRAMESLEARTDDVILAGYPKSGTNWVGQILTDLVATFEKKNQDEENSVNEEELQEFPYLEVGDIEKYERMNKLPSRRVIFTHLLPDNLPRSVFKNKAKILLLIRNPKDVATSFYHFSNGLSLLPSYETWDDFFIAFMTGKMPWGSYFNYLSEWNKHVDDENIMTITYEELKENRALGVKNIAAFFGISLTEEELQSVVEKSSFQSMKENSPKTHGAMGSILFRKGGVSDWKNLFNEDQNQEMDKAFEEHIAGTKLGTKLKYEVYCRT